In the genome of Flavobacteriaceae bacterium YJPT1-3, the window TTGAAAAATCAAAGAGTCAGATGACTAGAAGTGACTCATTGAGTCTTCTCCTCAGTATTTCAGATTTCATTGATATAATAAGGTTGAAAAATGATTATTCAACAGCGCGACAGCTAAATAATCAAGCATTAGCAGACTTTGCAAATTTCAATGAAAAGTACTTATTCGAATTAAATGCTGTCAACATAGCTGTTGACGATAATAGCTACGAAGAAGCTTTAGAACTTCTGGAGGGGGACTCATTATCATTAGATCTCCTCAATGGAACAAAAGAATTTGACAATGAATTTTACAAGGTCTCTCTGATCAATTCCAAAATCAAGGGCCTATATGGTATCTCAAAAAATTCAGATTACGTTTCAGAATTGTATGTGGCAGATTCCTTGTACAGAGAATTAAGATATGTAGATTATAGATTTAAAGATATATATAAGCAACTCATTCAGATCGCCAGAGACAGCGCCTTAAAGAAACAAGAGTTGGCTTATATCGAAAAGTACTTAGAAATTGATAGCGTCATTGAGAGAAACTTTCATCCTATAGACGAAAAAATAAATGAAGAATTTGATAGAAAATTCTTAATCGCTGAGAAAGACAACATAATTACACAACTGAATGAGCAAACCAAAACTCAAAAAGCTAAGATTATTATCGCTATAATTTGTGTCGCAGTACTGCTTGTCCTAACAGTCTATTTTGCCACCAGAAGACAACGCCTTAAAAAGAGATTCAAAACGTTACAGGAAGACATTGAAAGTGGAAAAATAGGAAGAAAACCAAATCTACTAACTAGCACTTATAAGGCTGAAAAGGGACTTTCCGACACCATTAAATCTGAATTATCTCTCAAACTGCAAGAGTTCGAGGAGAGCGAAGGTTTTCTTGACCGAAAAATGACTTTAAATAGCTTGGCCAAAGAATTAGGGACAAATTCAAAATACTTGTCCAAATTTGTGAATTCCGAGTTGAATACTAGCTTCAATAATTATCTAAATAGTCTTAGAATAAATTATTTCATTGAAAGATCACAAAACGATGATATTTTTCAGAAATTCACCATAACTGCAGTTGCCAAAGAATGCGGTTATAATTCTGCAGAAGTCTTCTCTAAAGCCTTTTCGAAGATAACCAACATTTCTCCAGCTTATTATCTAAATCAACTCGACAAGCAAAACGACTCGTGATGATTGCTTACCTCTCTGTATTTATGAATATCGATAATCAATTAGGTCTCTTTGTTCCTATGTAGTATTATTTACAATAATCCTAATCCTCTTTATGTCCTTTCAGATTTCTTAAATTCAAAAATACAAACACGTATTCAGCCATAATGAAAAAACTCCTTGATGGCTCAAGGAGTTTTCTAGTAGCGGGAATCCGCCTTCGTTGCACTTCGGACGGACAGCCTGGATTCATTCCCCTCCATCTGGCGATTCCGGAGAATGGGCCTAAGGAGAAGCTCACAACAAAACCAGCACTCTGAAGATTGCTCTTTTTTGATTTGTTCAAATGATCAAAAAAATTTGCCATTTTCCCAAATCAAAAAACCAGAAGCTCGTGCTTCTGGTTTTGTAGTAGCGGGAACTGGACTCGAACCAGTGACCTTCGGGTTATGAGCCCGACGAGCTACCTACTGCTCTATCCCGCGATATGTGGTACAAATATACAATTATTGAAAGAGATGAAAAAGATTTTGATCAATTACTTTGTACCGGCTTCTTGTTCAAAATCTTACGGTACAGTTCGCTGTATTGGGTGATCATACGTTCTTTGGAGTAGTACTCTACGGCCACTTCCCGACAGCATTTACGGTCCTTATTGGAAGCTTCTACAAGGGCCTGTTCCAGCGATTTTTGATTGTCCGGTTCCGCAAAGGCTCCTGTCTTGTCGGTCAAAAACTCCTGAATATGCTCGTCTTGTAATGCTGCGACCGGTGTACCTGCCGCCAGAGCATGGATAACACAGGAAGCAAAATAATCGGTTTCACATCGGGTGACTATACTTACCGATGCTTGCTTGAGATACGTTTGATAGGCCTCCAGTTCGAGATCACCCAAATATTCGATCTGCGT includes:
- a CDS encoding AraC family transcriptional regulator, yielding MNMGSPNLKYLNIWAQTAILGFSKKYIYDTSSGGIIMQQRFKLVLGILILILHSSDNLLGQESNENNFTFAQLNDSIKKHYFDTPSIAKQYSRLFLTKAKDDSLPIKIARGYHLLSGFYYREPEVSLQLLDSSLLTYNELGRHYYYPAVVYMNKGSLLEKEGRLIEATNNHLLSAEYAAASNTSNLLHYAKFNLAGLKRRVKKYVEAERLLEETIAFEKSKSQMTRSDSLSLLLSISDFIDIIRLKNDYSTARQLNNQALADFANFNEKYLFELNAVNIAVDDNSYEEALELLEGDSLSLDLLNGTKEFDNEFYKVSLINSKIKGLYGISKNSDYVSELYVADSLYRELRYVDYRFKDIYKQLIQIARDSALKKQELAYIEKYLEIDSVIERNFHPIDEKINEEFDRKFLIAEKDNIITQLNEQTKTQKAKIIIAIICVAVLLVLTVYFATRRQRLKKRFKTLQEDIESGKIGRKPNLLTSTYKAEKGLSDTIKSELSLKLQEFEESEGFLDRKMTLNSLAKELGTNSKYLSKFVNSELNTSFNNYLNSLRINYFIERSQNDDIFQKFTITAVAKECGYNSAEVFSKAFSKITNISPAYYLNQLDKQNDS